The window TGTGTTTACACTGCAAACAGATATGTGTCTGAGTGAAATTAGCAGGAATGAAGAAAACAGATGCAAACACTTCCTCAGCGTTGCTCTGATGGGGTTGGGTCAGGTCAGGTGTGTTTGGGTCTCTTTATGGTGGATGGTCAGCACATTTATTTGGAGACGACCATCAAAAGGTGTTCGAGGTGTCTATtaggtgtgtttgttttccagtCCAGTCCCTCCCCGAGGCGATGTGTGGCAGGGGTGGGGGTCATTAAAAGTAGAGTCCCTCCATAAAGAAAGAGTTGCGACAAGACGAGTCGAAAAAATACGGTCACGTGACTcgtggagccatcttggggccaaattcgCGTTTGCGTTCGCCTTTTCTTTACAGTATTCTTGTTTATTTCCCAAAAATGCCGGattgttgtgcatttggatgcacaaatagacatgacaagggtttcaagctttacagattcccttcagatgtcaacagatggacaatttgggaaaataaaatcaaccgtTTGGGCTGGAAGCCGAACTCGTCTTCAAAGCTGTGCGAGGTAGGCTCTGTATATGTTAAAATttttaaagtcacaatgttttaaaaacttGACAGAGTTTAAGGCATCTCTTGATGAGCTTGGCACGTTTTAGAGAGAGTGTGTTTAcctaaatattgtgttctacttaATTGTTTTGATATAAGAAAGTAGCCTAAACGTAAAATATACTattaaaaaaacgaaaaaataaGGCAGTCATGGATGCTTAGAGTTAAGAATGATCCTTGTGTAAATCACCTCTGGTTGCAAATAAAGTAATCCATGATCTTGAGCCAACTTATAAAactgcattcatttttaaatctGTTGGCATTGAATGTATCGTGAAATTCTGCTTTTTATTCCATTTACAGTTGAAATCAAATGTTGAAGTTAATGTAACTGTTCCATGCTCAacagaattctttttttttttatgtagacTGAATTTGCTAATTTAATAAGCAGTTGGCAAAGCATTCATGCATGATGTCCATAACAGTTCaacaatgttttcattcatgCAGTCAAGTCAGTCAAATTATACGGTATTACACATTGGAAAATATAGATCTATAGATCTATAGGTCCCTTTGTGCGGAGACATtgcaatttacatgcattttcgTACTGTGCACGCAAGCCGTGCGcttgaattggccccaacatggcgACGTAATCTCAGTTGTCGTAACTCTCTATATGAAGGGACTCTAATTAAAAGTAGTACAGGGACGCTTGCTCTGTCAGTGTAGCACCTCCCTATCGGCTGATCCTGGGCGGGTGGGGTAGATGTGGAGCTGAGGGAGGTCGATGCCATCGTTGTGTAGCTCCTCTTGCTTCTGTAAACCGTGTAGTTTCACCACCAGCTCGCTGATGAACaactgacacacacaaacacttttcTGTCTTCTGCCACAGTTTGGTCGTTCgatgttatattgttattaaaGTGATGCACACTGGGATGTTTTACCTTTGTGTTGTTGTTACACGACTGAAGAATCTCCTGGAaggaacaaacacacacgcacacatcatTCATGTAACAATGTTGATTATTGGTGCTGGTTAAGTTAACAAGACTTGAGGGAGGGTGTCACCTGCAGCCTGTGCATCCTCTCAGCGTCTGTCTTCAGGTCGAGAAGATCGTCGATGTTGACCTCCTCAGGCATGGCCTCCTCCTGAGGAGCAGCTCAATGTCAGACGCACCTTCTTTCGTGGAACAATACCACATTTCACGGTGTAACAGCAAGCACGGACTCTACCTGCACGACCTGTTTGTGCCGCTAGGGGTGACGTCACAATTGAAGAGCACATCACAAGGAGGCGCCCTAAACTATGTTTGGTCATTTCATTTTGTGGGGACTTTTTGACTGTtcttggctaaaaaaaaacacaaggatTGAGCTCCTATTAgattgtgtgtgtataaaagTCACACTTCAAataacacacacgtaaacatagtgtgtgtttgtcattcCTTTCCCTCATTGCCGTTTCCTGTTATTTTCCTCCAGTCTGTTCTCCATTTATGGTCAATCACAGCACACTTTACACCACttgtatgtgtgtatgcgtgtgtgtgtgtgtgtgagagagagatcaaccagctgatcaaaatttAATTTGAGTTGATTATTGATTAGCGACAGTGACAAACATGACTTATAACTTACAATAAGTCACAAAGATCATCGGTGTGCAGCAGGTGTTTGTCTTTTGAGCATTAGGCTCCGTCCCCTGTCGTTTATCAGCTGCAGACATCAGCGTGACGTCGTCCTGACTAACTGGCGAAAGTGCGTGTGTTTGCATTATCGTTCAATGACTGATGTGGTGTCAGCAAGTGTCTCTGCATGCACGCTAATCTGTGTGTTGATCTTTGGCTGCTCTATAATAGAAGCTCCAATTGACCTCGATGGCTTaatgctgatgtgtgtgtgtgtgtgtgtgtgtgtgtgtgtgtgtatatcctTCTGTCCAATCAGCTGCTCTGATTTCACAATATTGACAACCTAAAGCCATGATGTcttataaatgtgtgtgtggtacTTCTACttacatgaatgaaaatgagGAGTATAAATCACATGGTGTCAGCGTGATGTCATCTCAcgggtgtgggggtgtgtgtgtgtgtgtgttgtgtttggtGACATATGGAACCATCCCCCCGTTCATGTCCTCTCCCCCGGCCAACACACACAGATGTCTTGCTAAATCAATCGCACTAATAGCTGTTAGCATGTGTCTTCTTTGtcctcttcctgtttgtttttcgcttcatttgcattttgtctTTGAGAGTCTCCAGCAATTGGCTGACACTTAATTGGATGACATTATTAATGTTCTCACCAAGTGAGCGTCAAGCGAGATATCACCGGCGTTAGCTTGCCGTCCGAGGCGTGACCTTTGACCTCCTTGCGCCACAAGCTGATTGCGACGACGAGTTTGTGCGACATCTCGGTTTGCGTAATAACTTAATCGGGACACACCGAGGCACAGTCAAGCACGTACACGTGAcgctttgtctttctgtgtccACTGGTACCTtctttacaagtgtaaaaagaagcaaagTACTGTTTACCGCTTGAATGTGGATATGTAACTTCCTGTGAGGATACTTTGAGTCTGTCGCTGTTGAAGTTTATTATGCGTCTTATGGTGGCGTTCCTTTTTGCATGTGAGGTCCctttgtcctgtgtgtgtgtgtgcgcacgtgtgtgtgtgtgagtgtgtaccCAGATGGTATGTCTGACAGGAAATGAACCAAACAGGCAGATCTGATTATCTATTTATCACCGGACACACACTTATTACCTGATTGTGATTGTCTTCATCTATTATGCATCActatgctttgtgtgtgtgtgtgtgtgtgtgtgtgtgtgagagagagagaaagagagagagagaagacaAAGATGAAGCAAGGCTTTGTCCACTCACATCATCAGTCAGAATCCTCATGTATCTTTTTCCCGTTTGTGACACATTAATATCCCCACCCCTCTCAGAGGTCCAGGTTCGTCAAGCAAACGCACTCTGGAGCGTTTTAAAGATTTCATAAGAGATGGAAAACGCTTCAGAAATGTCTACCTCACTAACTTATGGTGCAGATAGAGTAAAGAGAAGTCAAAGTGTGAGCTGGACACTCTTAAGGAGCTAAGGAGGTCTGACTGTTACTTAGCAGGGTTACAcaaaaacaagagaaaataatcaAGTTGTGGTTCAATGCATCCAACCCTGTGTGGGTAGATAGAACACATGCtacctatctatccatccatctatcttctatccatccatccatacacttACCTACCCATCCATATATCTACCAGTCCAtctatccagccatccatcatacatatatttatctatctatccatccatatatctcccaatccatccatttatccatccaaCCTCCATCCATACATTTACCAATTATCTATTCATCCGTCTACCAATTTATCAGCTATCCATTCATATATCTACCAGTCCATCTATATAGCAGTCTAcaatattcatccatccatccatctatctatgtaccaatacatctgtctgtccatccatctatccaccaATACATcagtctatccatccatccattcatctgtcCATATATctaccaatcatccatccatataCTGTACTATCCTTCCTGTCCATCTATGTATCaatctattcatccatccaaaTATGTACCAATCCATCTATATATCaatctattcatccatccatcttacaattcatccatccatccatctacctaTCCATCTATATATCAATCTactcatccatccgtccatatATGTaccaatccatccatctgtccctccatccatctataTATCaatctattcatccatccatctaataatccatctatctatccattcatccacctagctatccatccacccatctataTATCCATCTATTCATCTACCCACCCATGTATGCTCCAATCCATctatgtatccatccatctatcaacctatccattcattcatccatccatctatatatttatccattcatatacagtatctaccattccatctatctatccatccatccatccatccagctatGACGTCATGACAAAGTGGATGCGTGCATTGAGTGTGGTcctaaagctgttttttccctttaCTGTAAAGCTCCATTGTAATCCTGCAGTTGATTATGCCGAACAAGAAGCAATGGTCGTCGCAGGACAAGACAAGAAGACACGAGAGAGCCTGCAGCATCGTCTCTGCTGTCAACTTCAATTTAGTCTGACATGAGCACCGACATGAACACTGAACACTCTTCCTCGCAGAGGCCTTCAAACAGCTTCCTACTAGCAAATACTATTGATGtttcatattaatattataatgcAAACTAACCATGTAGTATTTTGCATGTAGTATGTAGTATTTTCACACTATTTGTGAAGGCTACCAAGCTGACCACTTTTTTGGTGCCAATCACAGTTTTAGGGTACCTAAAAAGGGTGGAGCTGACCAGTCCAGTCAGTTGATTGGTTTGACACCAGGAGCAGAACATAAAGAAGACTCCCTCATGCACATCCACACGTCATCACTAGGGGAAGCATATGTGTCGCAGCACAGTACCCACCAGTCGGTTGTCCAGATGTTGATGCGCGAATAAAGACGTTGTTCTTCGGCATCTGAGCAAACTGAGTCAGACACAAGCTTGTAGACATAGCAACCGCTCAAAACTAAGTGGAAGTGACATGTTGTAGTTATGTAGCATTAGTTAAAACACTGTTACCCTTTAGTTGTGTACACATTCAGGACTCGTGGACCACAAGACCGCAACCTATGGATCTTTGTCTCAGACCATCAAATCACACACAGACCTCTAGTGGTCCTAATGGTGGATGTTGTTCAATTATGGGAGGTAGCCGCACCTTTGAGTCATGTGACTGAACAGGTACCCAAGTTGAGGTCCCAGCATGGTCACCTAGACCCAGACAGAGCGCTACCAGAACTCACCCGGCCCCTGTAGAGCTCGTCCAGCCCACAGTCGATCCACTTCTCCACGTCCAGCCTCCGCTGCAGCTCCTTGCGGTTGTACTTGACCGTGACTCTGGCCTGGCGTCTCTGCAGGCTGTGACCCGGCTCCCGTCCAACGTTGCCCCCGCCAGCGCGATTTGGTGATTGGTTGCACACCTTGTTGACCCGCCGCCCCACCCGGTTGGCTGCCATCAGGATGGGGAACGCCACAAGACTCAGGACACACGGTCTTTTTTGGAATCTTTTCTTGTTTCTCCCAAAAATTCCAAGTCAAAAGAAATAGTTGCAATAAATGAGATTGAATGGAAATTGCtgctaatatttatattaaaataacacaaataatagGAACAGTAACAACTAAATCTGTTTCTACAACTAAAAAGtgtttaaatataaaaagaatacaaataagAAGACAAGCATTAATGTCCAGTGTTCAGCGTGCGTGATGCGCGTTCACTGAGGACGAGCAGGGAGGGGACCACGCGGCTGTTGCTGTTGCCTTTAGGTGCTGTAGGAATACTGCACAATCGACTGGCTTAGCTATTGACGGCTCCAGCAATCAAGTATCTGTGTTTCACATTTGAGTCTTTTATGTACACGACTGAACACATTTCATTGTTAGTACTAGTCTCTCTTCTGCCAACCAGTCGTTTATTCTGCTAacgtttttaaatatatataactgcGATTCGAAGAAGTCGTTTGTTCTTCGTGTAATGTACGAGTGGCTTTAAACGCAGCATCACGGCATTCCTCTGGGTCTTAAAGCCAGCCAAGTTCCCTCCGATAACACGTTGTCTATGGAGCAGCAGCGTCACCTGCAGGGTAGACTGTACAAGGACATACTGAAATAATAGGTTAATAAGTGAAGTGACGGCTAAaggcgactccaaattgtccataggtatgaatgtgggtgtcTGAGTGTGGTTGAGGTATGagtgtggttgtttgtctatattatATCCTGCGATCGGCTGGCGACTAGACCagacccgcctgtcgcccaaagtcggatgggataggctccagtatacctcCGCTACACTATGAGGGTTAAGCAGCGTAGAAAATAACTTAAATTAAGTTACTGACGTCACTGGCTTGATATCATTAGCTTTATAACCTAAAACgtttaaaaataacttaattTACTGACGTCACTGGCTTTAATATCATTAGCTTCATAACCCAAAACGTTTCTAAATAACTTCATTTACTGACGTCACTGGCTTTAATATCATTAGCTTTATAACCTTCATAAcctaaaacatttcaaatgagTACAACTATTGAGAGTATACCAATATGATTGTGTTACTGCGTCCTTTTGTAAGTTGCAGAGActctttttcatattttttaatatttttttcttcatccattctttttctatgctgcttctccgggggtatgctggagcctatcccagctgacttcaccagccaatcgcagggcaaatatagacaaccattcacactcacattcatacctatggacaatttagagtcgccaattcacctaacatccggagtacccggagaaaacccacccacgaccgggagaacattcaaactccacacagaaatgcccaacggagattcgaacccaactCTTCCCGATCCCCTGACTGTGACGGTGTGGCCTTCATcttttttataatttaaaatcgtatatactgtaaataaactgTCGATCATTTTCTATGAGCTAGTGACaagtttaaccttttttttaaactaatgtagTTGAATTAGAGGCTAGTCATAGTACCTCGTTTCTGTTTTCGTGGTAATGAAGGAAACGACAATGGTTTGTCTTTCAAGAACTCCCCGCCCCTTGCGTGACGTATGCACCAGTGGGCGTGGACATTGCCATCTTACCTGTCTAGCAGGTGACTTAACTGCGTCATTAACAGCAGGAATCAGCCTGCTCcgtgttgttgattttttttaaaagttttttttcagtgtttctttttttccaattttagtGTGCTTTGCGAATAAGATGAAGATGAATCAGGTTCCGTTCAGGTGTCTTTTCGCCGTCGTCGTCGTCTTTGGCCTGGTTCTGGCCTGTGAGTGGGAGCAGGTCGACGATCCGAAACAGGAACTGGGTCCATCCTCTTTCGACGCCGGAGCCGACTTCCTGGACCCGCGGTACGATATCTCCGACCCGGAGAAGTGCCGGCAGGAGTGCTGTTTGGAGTCCCGCTGCCACATGGCCATGCTCGGCCGCCCGATGGACGGCAGCGCGCAGTGTGTGCTGGTCAACTGCATGTGGGACGGCAGGGACGTCTGCGTCCTCCAGCCCAGCACTCAATATGAAGTCCTCGGCAAGAAAAAGCCCTCGGATGTCACGGCGCCCCGTAAAGAACCGGAACCCAACGACAAACAAAGCAACATGAGTAGTAAGTAACACGCTttcaaccaggggtgtccaaactaagGCCCCGGGGCCATTTTGTGTTTTCTCAACATTACATTAGTTTCAACGTCTTTTAATGTATCAAAACGGCCCCTGTATCCATCATTTTTCTGTATTCGACCCTGGCTGGTAAAAGTTGGACACCTCTGCCTTAAATACCCACTGAAATAAGAACATTTTTCGCTAACACTAATAATTAGTCATGTTAGCTAAATGTAATGTATGCTAAAACTTCTTTATTTATTCAACAAAGTTGACTTTATCAAAGTATCAACAATGCTAAAACTTCTTTATTTATTCAGCAAAGTGGACTTTAATGATACATATGAAGTAtcaacaatgctaacattaaatAACTCGCATCATTGCAAGCGCGTCTTGTTTATGTCAGTAGCGTTTTTTTTAGTAACAAAGCAAAGTCTTGTACCAGAAATGTTTCCCAAAGTGTGACGGGAGGACATGATGCCTTCCTGCTAGCAAACTAACCAGAATAACAACATAGCTGGCTTGACGGAGGTAATAGGTctgtgaggaggaagaggacgcCATCACCACACTGATCAATCAGTTTATTAAAGTCCTGTTGATGACTTTTTATGCGTTGTCTTGTCAGTTGATGTTATTTCACCGCCCCCTGCCCACCCCCACTACCGTGTTTGTTGTTGTCCTCACACAATCAGTCAGGAGCGAACTTGTTGTTCCAGAGAATAAGCCAAGGCGCGCCCTACTCGTTGCACCGGTCAGTCTGGTTCCATTCAGCTCAGAAATCTACACCTGCAGGATTGTTCCACTTTTCCCTGGTCCCTGTTAATCGTTTGGGTGTGAGACGTCGCCTCCTTGCAGGTCTTCGTGCTAGTGTTCTATTGGTTGTCATCCAGGAAATAGTCTGTGCCCACCAGAGACATAGCTAGACGCCGCATCgggcgctgagccgtacgtcagcgTCACCACGATATTGGATGTGTCatggctgcgctgtaaatgaataaaagtaaATGTACATACttcatacattcacacacgcactaatatactcgGGACTAACTGTTTTCCAGTATATTAGCGGGGTTGTTAATGTGTAAACCAGAGGCATAAACtaaaatttctttgtagaaacagtgtttataaaatgtgctatataaataaagtggattggattggattagaAAGGCGATTTATGAAAGCAAATACGTTTACTTGtgttcatttacagcgcagccttgacacatccaatatggcggcgacgttgatgTACCgtgcagtggacaaacccactcgatgcggcgtctatctacagtatgtctatggTGCCCACAGCAACACCGACTGTTAGCAGGAGTAACTTGTAATGTGATGCAACGCTTGTTAGTTTGTGGGGAGTGAGGGAGTA is drawn from Dunckerocampus dactyliophorus isolate RoL2022-P2 chromosome 12, RoL_Ddac_1.1, whole genome shotgun sequence and contains these coding sequences:
- the LOC129190851 gene encoding protein phosphatase 1 regulatory subunit 14A-like, encoding MAANRVGRRVNKVCNQSPNRAGGGNVGREPGHSLQRRQARVTVKYNRKELQRRLDVEKWIDCGLDELYRGREEAMPEEVNIDDLLDLKTDAERMHRLQEILQSCNNNTKLFISELVVKLHGLQKQEELHNDGIDLPQLHIYPTRPGSADREVLH